The following proteins come from a genomic window of Geomonas sp. RF6:
- the rpmC gene encoding 50S ribosomal protein L29, whose translation MKASELRNASVEDLSAKNAELTKELFNITFQLHTGRLENTAKLSLLKKDIARVKTILREKRG comes from the coding sequence ATGAAGGCTAGTGAACTGCGTAACGCGAGCGTAGAGGACCTCTCGGCAAAGAACGCCGAGCTGACCAAGGAACTGTTCAACATCACGTTCCAGCTCCACACCGGGCGTCTGGAGAATACTGCCAAGCTTTCCCTTCTCAAGAAGGACATCGCCAGGGTGAAGACCATACTCCGTGAAAAGAGAGGGTAA